One stretch of Eggerthella lenta DSM 2243 DNA includes these proteins:
- a CDS encoding Hint domain-containing protein — protein MNGCCCVEASTLVLMADGSQRPIRDLRIGDLVRTETGTAHIRDIIKGREPELVRIGLAQGGNLVATGNHPLFTDKGVKRCSEVVVDDRLRTEGGCVAIESIELAPHEPATSNLTLGKAIGCVSHDFEVYNLVLDGSSVFFANGLLVGDNNEQGRLMRSSDEIRSSASVPAELLAEAERLRRDSM, from the coding sequence ATGAACGGTTGTTGTTGCGTCGAAGCGTCAACCCTCGTGCTCATGGCCGATGGCAGCCAGCGCCCCATTCGCGACCTGCGTATCGGCGATTTGGTAAGAACCGAAACAGGAACCGCGCATATACGCGACATCATCAAAGGGCGCGAGCCCGAGCTGGTTCGCATCGGGCTCGCGCAAGGCGGCAACCTCGTCGCGACGGGGAACCACCCCCTGTTCACCGACAAGGGCGTCAAGCGATGCAGCGAGGTCGTCGTGGACGATCGGCTTCGCACGGAGGGCGGCTGCGTCGCCATCGAAAGCATCGAGCTCGCTCCGCACGAGCCCGCGACGAGCAATCTGACGCTCGGAAAAGCCATCGGGTGCGTTTCGCACGATTTCGAGGTATACAACCTGGTTCTGGATGGATCGAGCGTATTCTTCGCGAACGGGCTGCTTGTGGGCGACAACAACGAGCAAGGGCGCCTTATGCGCTCATCTGACGAGATTCGCAGCTCAGCCAGCGTTCCTGCCGAGCTGCTCGCAGAAGCGGAGCGCTTGCGCCGCGATTCGATGTAG